gttttctctcccccttctcccccctcccaggcttttcctccctgggttatcctggagagatagacagattcaagctctgtgaatctaaaacacagaagAAATTCACCTTTACTCCCCCACTActccttctcccttcttcccaccaattccctggtgagtacagactcagttcctttgagtcttaacaaggaaaaaaaaattaatcaggtcttaaagagaaaaacgtttaataaaagaaaacagaataaagataatcactgtaaattcaagatggaatattacagggtctttcagcttatagaaactggagaaaaagcctcctccagcagaaatacaatttaaaatactttcagccaaatacacattaaaactctactagccagatacacatttgcaaataaagaaaaccaattaaaaagactaaaccgcatTACtgcttgcacttactacttgaatagaatattagagcctgtagtatgtccgatcactctcagatcccagagagaatacagaccaaaaaaaaaccacacagacaaagacttccctccaccgagatttgaaagtatcttgtctcctgattggtcctctggtcaggtgttgcaggtcactgtttgttaaccctttacaggtgaaagagacattaacccttagctctctgtttatgacaccatatGTATATTATATTAGACAGCACACAGGGCTCCGTGCTGACCCTTGTGCAGGCTGGTGCTCGTGCTCTCACCCTTCAGTGGGGTGACCCACACATCCCCATCACAGAGGCTAGgagcctgccagagccccagctaGGGAGCTGCAGCTACTTACGAAAGTCTAATGTTGtgccatatttaaaaagggtaaatgaggTGACCCAGGTCATTAtaagcctgtcagtctgacacagACCTGGGTAAGATAATGGAACTattgatatgggactcaattaataacaGAGGGTCAtttaattaatgccagtcaacatgggtttatggaaaatagatggTGTCAAACTAGCTTTATCATTCTTGGATGAGATGACAGGTCTGATTGATGAAGGTAATAATGTTGATGTAAGAGATTTAGACTTCTGTGATGTGTCTTGCAACAAATTGCACAAAATTGTGGTTAAAAAACTACaaagatataaaatgaacatgtcaCGCTTTAAGTGGATTAAACACTGGCtaactgatgggtctcaaaatATAACAAACGGAATCATCACTGATCGGGGTGTTTCTTAGTGGTGTCTtgcaggaatcagttcttggccctatgctgttcaacattttcattagtgacctcaaagcaaacataaaatcatcactgacagggccggctccagaccccagcatgccaagtgcatgcttggggcagcatgccatgggggggtgctctgctggttgccgggagggcggcaggcggctccggtggacctcccgcaggtgtgcctgcggagggtccgctggtcccgcggctccaatggacctctcgcaggcgtccctgtggagagtcttctggtcccgcggctccagtggagcatccgcagactCTCCACAGGGAGGTCcaccgctgtgcttggggcagtgaaatagctagagccggccctgatcactgataaagtttgcagatggaaCAAAAATTGGGAGAGGCGGGATGGGAAATagtgaagaggacagatcactggtACAATGTATTATGGATCACTTCGTaatctgggtgcaagcaaacaataagcattttaatatagctaaatgtgtAAATCTGGGATCAAAgcatgtaggccatatttacaggctgagggactctaccctgggaagTAGGGACTCTGTAAGACTTGGGGTcagggtggataatcagctgcacatgagctcccagtgcaatgctatgGCCAAAAAGACTAAGgtgatcctgggatgcagaaATGGGAATCTTGAGTATGAGTAGAGAGATTATTGTACCGCTCTATCTGGCGCTGCTGCGAcctctgctggaatactgtgtccaggtctggtgtccacagttcatgaaggatgttgataagttgaaaagggttcagagaagagccacaagattgactgaaggattagaaaacctgctttgtagtgataaactcaaggagctcaatctatttagcttaagggGTGACTTTTTCACTGTCTATGAGTATCAACGTGGGGTACAAATGTTTGGTAATtggctcttcagtctggcagaggAACATCCAACATGTccaaatggctggaagctgaaactagataaattcagactgggaatCAGGTGTTAATTTTGAACAGTGAGAgtcattaaccactggaacaacttactggGATTCTCCATCccagaccatttttaaatcaagactgggtatttttctaacagatcttctctaggaattattgtgggccagtctctggcctgtgccctacaggaggtcggactagaagatcacgatggtcccttctggccttggagtctgtAGATCTGTACCATTTAgtccctgggggaaggggaagctggccaagatggtggccatcacCCCAGCAGAGCTCCCCAGTCAGTGCTGGGGGCCTGCCAAGCTGCTCTTTGTCACTGTTCAGCCAGGGCCACAACCATTCTGTCCTACGCACCAGCTGGCCGGTGTCTAGAACAATACAGAACAGGCCCCATCTGACCCGTTACCTCCATCACATGAGTGACTGCAAACCGCGATGGCTGAGGAGCTGACCTCAGCAAACGGGAGATCCAGCTGGGACCTCCCATTGCCTTCGCTTCATGCCCTGCCTTTGTTACCAAAGCGCCATACCTGGTGAATGGGAATATACTGCTGCTGCTTGTCTGTGTGTCTCACAGCCAGGCCTCCAGTACCATCCTGCCCATCCCCAAGCCGGATTCCCGGATCCCAGAGTCCCCAGTACAGGGCAACCCCGGTCCTGGAGAACAACCTCTCTCTCAGCCTGTAAAATGACGTGGAAAAGGATGACTTCttataaaacaatgaattttttgTTTCCAAATCCAAAGTGCGAGTGCACTGTGGAAAGGCGCCAGGCCATCTTTTCCCTGCTCTACGCTGGCCTAGACAGCTCAGACAGGGAGTGGGCTTTAGAGCCATCGCAGTCATCAGTTACTGGGAATCCAGATTGAAGGAGTGAGGAATGAAAGCAGCAGCCTCCCTTGGGCTTCCTGTGCATTTCAGACCCACATcctccccagggctctgcagctgtcCCTGGAAAGCCAGACCAGTCTGAGACTGGGAGGCAGCTGGGATGGTGCATGGAGAGGCTGCTGCCTGGAACCCCAGCAGGATCTCACCCCTCTGCTCTCCAAACCAAAccatccctcccttcccacctgccGACGGATCCCAGCGTGGCTTGAATAACGTCTTGACCCTTCCTTTCAATTAGCCTGGTGTTGCCTGTCCTCTGGGGGGAGACTCTTTACTCTCATGTTTGGGAAGCAGCCCAGACTTTGGCTAAAGACATGTATTCCCTCACGTTCTATGTAAGGGTCCTTTGGAGTCACTGCCTGGTTTTCGGAAATGCCCCTCCCACACTGGATTAGTTCTGGGGAAACATGCCTCCTTCAAACAGGTCCCATGGGATCAGTCACCAGCACACAGCGGCTTACCTGTTGGCACTTCCTGCCCAGGCTGCTGGGTGATAGCAAAGGCTGGAGAGAGTGGTCTCTCTCCCAGGGGGTCTGAAACAAGCAGCCCCAACAAGCAGGCACCTGAGCTGTTGAGAAATGGCTTCTCGGACCCATTCCTGAAGAGCTGTTGGCTAGGGGATATGTGGGGATCTACGCCTGGGCTctaatcagtgcagagtgaaagGAAACAGGCCTTTTCACCATAACAAAACTAGGTGCAGACAGATCCCTTGGAATGTGGCCTCGGGTGCTGGATCAGGGTCAGGGTGTGCAGGAGTCACTGTGCTAGAGTGGGGATCTGCTGGGAGGGTGAATGGGGGGCTGTGGGGCCGTGGCAGATCGGGGGGCAAGGGGCCCATGGCAGGCTGACTAGGGGCTCACTCCTTAGGTGTCACACTGCTGAGGAGGGAAGTCTGTGATCCAGCACGGAAAGGCGGGGGTTCGCCCAGTCACATCCCAGGAGGAGGGCCGGCGCTGCTGTATCCCTGCATCTAGCCCACAGGAGCCCCTGCCACAGCGTGCCCCTGCCACAGGGTGCTCCGCAGAGAAATGCTGCCTGCTCCTAATAATCTCCTTTATTTGGGTTCTGCCGTAGAGAGCGTAGAGCACTGCACTGCCCCCAGGCAGCATATGCTGGGGGCTGCGCATCTGCCGGGGGCTGGGTCACTTGGGTGTTTTGCAGCTGCTGAAGGCCAGCCAGTTGCTGGGCCGGGCTGTGCGCTCCTTCTCCCACAGCACTTTGAGCCTGTGGTAATACACCTGGCAGCTAAAGCCCTCCTTGAAGCCACACTTGACATGCGTCTTGAGTGAGTGCAGGGTGGGGAAGACGCGGCAGCAGGCCACGCACTTGTAGCCGTTCTGTGGCGCTGGCTGCCACTTGGAGGCCATCAGGATGTCCCGGGATGTGATGCAGTCCCTGGCCTccacaccagggctggctctccTTGTGCCCTCGTTGGGGCGAGCCTTctccagggagcaggaggaggagcagatgcTCTCTGGGAGCTCATCAGGCTGGCTGGTGTCCCTGGCGCTGGCCACCAGCATGTCTGGGAAGCTGCAGGCCTCCCGCTTGCTGACCTTGTCCATGCACACAAAGTAGCTGTAGGGGGAGAACCAGGGCCGGTAGATGGTGCAATTGCACCCTAGAGGCTCGCTGTTCTGGCCATCGCTGGGGACACAAGCTGCCAAGAGAAGAGGCTGGAATGAACCCCTGGCCCAGTGGAGGGcatgctgtggggagggaggccatGGTCTGGGCTGACCttgccctccccatccccttcgCAGCTTCCCTCCCCCTCGGGCACCACTTGGATCGGTGTTCATCCCAGGATgctcctgacccaccagccctgcccctgatCACAGGGTTCCTGCTGGGACAGACAGTGTGGATGGGGCTGGCAGCCATGTCTGTCACACATGggtaaggctgcgagtctgtcatggaggattctgtgactttccacgACCTCTGTGGGCCTGAGCAGCAGTTGGCCCTCGGGTCCGCCTGAGCAGTGGCCGGTGTGGCTGGCCCCACGGACCACCCAAGCAGCAGCCGGTGTGGCTGGCCCCAGGatcccccagagcagcagcacccAGGGCCCCCAGCTAAGATATAATCATGGGTATTTATAGTAGAGGTCACGGACGggtcatgggccgtgaatttttgtttactgccctgacctgtccaggacttttactaaaaatacccgtgactaaattgtagccttataCCTGGGAACTGAAAGCATCTCCAGGGGTTTGCTCTGTGTATCCCAGGATGGGCATCATCTGCCGATTCCTCCAACACCCCCACACTCTCAGTGTCCAGAGGGACACAGGCACAGGCGTTCAGAGAGCACAGATAGATACACAGACAGTGGCTGTCCAAGTTTGTGCGTGCTCAAAAGGCCCCCACCACGTGCTATGCTGTGCCAGGGGGCACTGGATGGGCACAAGGGGCATTACTTGTCCAGGGCTGGGCCCCTCGGGTAGATATTTTGGAAATTCATGTGTTACAAATACACAGAGAAAAGCCAGTGAACCAAAGGGACACCaagtgtgtgtgtcgggggggcaGAGAGGCCCCAAACAAAGGGGTAGCATGGGGCGTGGCAGCAGAGAGGGACCCTATGGTGCCGACGACTGGTCTGGGCTTGTCTCCAGCAGTCAGTGCCCTTCCCGGAGTGTTTGAAGAGCCACACTGGTGCCCTCCTGGAGGGGAAGCTGGGTCAGTGTGATACAAACTGCCCCTTCCTATCCCCAAGGGAAATGCACATCTTGTGCCTCTGCTCCTGCCACACTGTCTTTGTGCCCCGAGTCGtcccctgctcagctctgcttcaGTGAGCACTGTAGGGAGCCTTGGTAGTGTAATGGAAGAGATGGCTGGGCTTGGCTGGAGCTCAGTGTTTGTGGCCCCagactggggagcagggggtgccaTGTGGTGCAGGCCCCCCGTGAAATGGTCAGACCTTTCCTCTCCCTTCATGAGccgtgggcagggcaggggcagagctgtcCAGCTGCAGGTCCTGGCCATTAACCCAACCCTGGGAGGCTCAGAAGGCAGCGCTGATCCCAAGCAGTGGTGTCGCATTGCATGATGGGCATCGAGGACTGGCTCAGGCACAAGCCTGCGGTGGGTCAAAAAAGCGTAAGAGCAGGGGAGGTTCTGTGGCTGAACAGCGACTGCCCCTGCCTGAGATCCTGTATGAGGCCTCTGGGCACATGAATGACAGTCCCGTGCATTTTCCCTTGccctgttttacagctggggaaatgaGGCCCAGAGCAGGGCAGTGCCTTGTCCAGGGTCACCTGCCAATGCCAAGCCCTGCTGGAAGTAGCTCACTGGTTTCCTGGGCCTGGCCTGGTTGGCTGTGTTTTGCCTAGGAAAGTTGGTGTGTGTGGCCCAAGGCAGAGATCAGAGCTGGCTCATCTCCTGGCCTCTGCTACTGACTTACTGTGGGACCTTGCCCAATTCACTTAGGCCATGATTTTCAAGAGAGGCCTCTGGTTTTGAATGCCCAGTTTGGGACAGCTGGCCCCTGATTCCAGAAGTGCTGGGGGCCCACAGCTCGCATGATCTCggtgggagctgtgagtgctAAGACTCactgcaaatcaggccccagggCTCTAACAATGAATACCCAAAATCAGAAGCACACTTTGGAAAACATCAGCAtctgtgtgcttcagtttccccacctgtacagcAGGGATCATATTCCTCCTCCACCTCATGGGCTGTCCTGGGATGCTGCTTATAAAGTGCCCTGGGGCAGGTGGTGAGGGTGCTGGAGAAGTGCAACGTCGTTCTGTTTCATGCCATGCGAGGACTGGCTGCGGGCTCTCACTGTGGCCCCGTTACCTGGCAGGCTGGGTGTGTTCCTGGGGAATGGCAGCTCACGTTCGCTCTTCATGGCACAGCTGGGCAGACGAGGCCCAGAGATCGTCAGCAGGGAGAAGTTCTCCATTCCCTCTTGAGACAGATGCAGGCAGCAggtcctggctggagctctgaacAGCCTCTGGCTAGATTGCCCAGGGCCTTGGCTTTGTGACATCACCGGCTGACCTCACAGTCACCAGGTGGGTCCCCCAGCTCCAGGGAGGGATCAGCAGGGTTCTGAAGGAAAGGAGCGGCGAGCATCTGGCCTGGGTGTTTGAATAGATTTAAAGAGGTTATGTAGCAGCTGTTCCTGGGACTCATCTCTCTGTAAGTCTTGGGGCCTTTGCTAGTGCATACAGTGGCCTAGCAAGGACCATACCACAGCTCTGAGATACCAGTGACTGCATCTGGAGACGGGCACGTTCCAGTCTCATGGCACATGCATTGACCGCATCCAAAGTAGTCGCGTTCACTCTGCCCCATGCACTCAGTACTCCTGCACATGTGCAGCCATTTGCCATTAGTTCCCGTAGCCCCTTTCGTCTTGGACCATTTGTTAGCACTCAAGCACTTGGATTATTCTGGAGCAACTCTCTCCAATGCCCACCTGCCAGCCTCTGGTGCAGGACCTTCCAGCTTCGCACACCTGATCATAAAGAGGTATTTGAAATGGCTGTTGCTTGTTTTCCCAGCTGCTTGTGAGTCCCCCCGACTCCTCTTGGTTTAAATCTAACCCTCAGGAAGCTGAGGGAGGTTCTGTTTGCACCATGGGGGGAGTGCTCGTTGTATTTTCTGTCTCTAAAGACTGTAGCCAAGAGTTTCCAAAATGGGGGCCCAGAGCTAGGTTGCTACGTCCCTATGTAGGCACCTGGCTAAGTAGCCAGATTTGCACAAGTGCTGCACCCACCAAAGGCTGACTTGAGACCCCTGATTGTGCAGAGCTGGCTCTGCCCCCTGGGTGGCCATGATATCAGCCTGGAGAGTTAGGGAGATGCCAGCCGTGATGATGAGGCTCCCCACGTGGTGGTCCGTGGTGATGAGTGTCCTTCCCCCACACTTTGCCATTCTGACTTTCACCATCTGTATTTTCCCCAGCGCAAGCACATTCCTAGGGCAAGCTACATTGTGCTGTCTATAGGTTAGAAAAGCTCACAGCTGTTATCTAGTTAGGACTAAACCTATTTACAGCTCACCTAAGGCATTTGTGCCATGCAgagagagctgcagggagagagctggTCTCCGCTCAGTGGTTATCTGACTGAACCAGATTCTGCTAGGAACTTACAGGTGTGGGTCACAGGCCAAAGGGCTTCTGACGCCTTGGACCAGGTCCAAAGCTGCTTCTACAGCATGTCTCAGAAACATCTCTCTGGGCATGGCTACGCTGCAATTAGACATCCGCGGCTGAGGTCTGCCTGGAGTGCAAGTCAGACTATTATGCAGCATTGCTCTCAGCTTCACAGCTAGATCTGCTGCCAGTAGGAGAACAGCAGTGCCATCCTATTCCTCATTCATAGAATGGCCAGGCAAGGTACATGCCAGCTACAGCAGGCCGTAGAGTAGCTTGCCCCTTTATAAGTGCAGGGTTCCCTCCCCCTGCATTCTTTAGTGCAAGCCGTCCTCACACACTCCCCTAGCAAGTGCAACACCAGGTGCTTTATTACAATGTGCCATAACAAGTGCTTCGCCCCTGTGAGGCTTTTAAACTTTCCCCAGATGGAGAGGGGAGAGCTCATCTCCACTCTCCACTGCTcatgatgagatgttagatggggtgggatctgagttactacagagaattctttcctgggtgctggctggtgagtcttgcccagatgctcagggtttaactgatcgccatatgaGGAGTCAGGAagaattttcctctagggcagattggcagaagccctgcaATGTTTTCGCCTTCCTCTCCAGCgtgaggcacaggtcacttgctggaggattctctgcaccttgaggtctttaaaccatgattcgaagacttcaataactcagacataggttagaggtttgttacaggcgtaggtgggtgagattctgtgggtgcattgtgcagaaggtcagactagatgatcataatggtcccttctgaccttaaagtctatgagtctatctctCTGAGATCCTGGGCTTCTCTGGCCCTTTCTTCCAACAGCTGTTCCTGCCTCTCTTTTAACTGTTTCCAACTGATGAGCTGAATCATCAGCTAATTAGCTAATCacataacaacataagaatgaccatactgggtcagaccatactgggtctagcctagtatcctgtcttccgagagtggccagtgccaggtgctttaaAAGGAAgtgaacagaagagggcaatgATTGAGTGgtgtccagtcccagtttctggcaatcagaggtttagggacacccagagcctgtCCACCTGTCCAACAGCCATTCATAGAtctttcctccatgaacttatctcattctttttttaaccctgttatagttttgaccttctcaacatcccctggcaacgagttccacaggttgaccgtgcattgtgtgaagaaatacttccttatgtttgttttaaacctgctgcctgttaatttaatcAGGTGACCCCTTTTTCAGATgctatgtgaagggataaataacgcttattcaccttctccacaccactcatgttTTTAtacacttctatcatatcccccaatCATCTCTTTCCTAAACTCAACAGTCCTAATCTCTCTCTTGagatggaagccattccatacccttaatcatgtttgtttcccttctctgtacctttcccaattccaatatatcttttgtgaggtggagtgaccagaactgcat
This sequence is a window from Chelonoidis abingdonii isolate Lonesome George chromosome 7, CheloAbing_2.0, whole genome shotgun sequence. Protein-coding genes within it:
- the SPATA46 gene encoding spermatogenesis-associated protein 46 — protein: MENFSLLTISGPRLPSCAMKSERELPFPRNTPSLPACVPSDGQNSEPLGCNCTIYRPWFSPYSYFVCMDKVSKREACSFPDMLVASARDTSQPDELPESICSSSCSLEKARPNEGTRRASPGVEARDCITSRDILMASKWQPAPQNGYKCVACCRVFPTLHSLKTHVKCGFKEGFSCQVYYHRLKVLWEKERTARPSNWLAFSSCKTPK